The Caretta caretta isolate rCarCar2 chromosome 10, rCarCar1.hap1, whole genome shotgun sequence genome has a window encoding:
- the LOC125644435 gene encoding noggin-2-like, with product MKGPQTLLLWAGWLLLQRGSGQPYLRLRPSPSDNLPVKDILEHPDPEYDPKEQDLDERTLRKKLGSSFDPAFMSVAAPAPGNLSSPAPPPRLRGSAPLPGELKKLELGESPSGARMKLGKKARRKFLQWLWAYTHCPVRYTWKDLGVRFWPRFIKEGSCFAEKSCSFPEGMYCKPAKSVPKTFLRWYCQGWSRQKYCTWIPVQYPLISECKCSC from the coding sequence ATGAAGGGGCCGCAGACTCTCCTGCTCTGGGccggctggctgctgctgcaacGCGGCTCCGGCCAGCCCTACCTCCGCCTCCGGCCCTCCCCGAGCGACAACCTGCCCGTCAAGGACATCCTGGAGCACCCGGACCCCGAGTACGACCCCAAGGAGCAGGACCTGGACGAGCGGACGCTGAGGAAGAAGCTGGGCAGCAGCTTCGACCCCGCCTTCATGTCGGTGGCCGCCCCGGCGCCGGGAAACCTCTCCAGCCCGGCGCCCCCGCCCAGGCTCAGGGGCTCGGCGCCGCTGCCCGGCGAGCTgaagaagctggagctgggcgaGAGCCCCTCGGGGGCCCGCATGAAGCTGGGCAAGAAGGCCCGGAGGAAGTTCCTGCAGTGGCTGTGGGCCTACACCCACTGCCCTGTGCGCTACACCTGgaaggacctgggcgtccgcttCTGGCCGCGCTTCATCAAGGAGGGCAGCTGCTTCGCCGAGAAGTCCTGCTCCTTCCCCGAGGGCATGTACTGCAAGCCGGCCAAGTCGGTGCCCAAGACCTTTCTGCGCTGGTACTGCCAGGGCTGGTCCAGGCAGAAGTACTGCACCTGGATCCCGGTCCAGTACCCGCTGATCTCGGAGTGCAAGTGCTCCTGCTAA